The following proteins come from a genomic window of Populus alba chromosome 12, ASM523922v2, whole genome shotgun sequence:
- the LOC118029019 gene encoding uncharacterized protein isoform X3: MQLLQQQLMLKQMQEMQRQQQLQKQQEARKMNSINQVSAFAKQAAATPSQALINGIPIRETSNYSWQPELMAANTTWQQRGLSPVMQGSFRGHVFSPEQGQGMPRLMGMVPQQVDQSLYGVPISAARVTQSQYSSVPMDKPSMQQILGSSNSLTSNQYTGFPEQVSMQDGPLVSRQGYQGKNMIASSDGQGINTGFNLESLQQMNPQKSNGPVQEICTRQDLAGPSETSQEDTALQVAPSQNVATLDPTEAQILFGPDDNLWDAFGRGANTGSGGYNMSDGTDLFSSLPSVQSGSWSALMQSAVAETSSGDTGLQEEWSCLNFRNSEPPAENQQTPSVIVSTKQQSNWADNCLQSSSSLKPRPSRLSHEINTGSSYNNIPGVQQSGVNTSHEHRERLQSVSPRRHIQQFPEDGHKWSDRSLMQKAAFEGSHFHGKATHSSDAGSNTKGVPGSWTNQRSMPSYSSNDQPLNSPSGWNFMDSIPPSTTAALKNQENENSFQDSHNVDKEVPIFEVMGHGAGTWKTNSISELEHSKSAIGNPQVIPLASPSQQLLIRERAFPSQSPSQVIGSLSSNQVISNTGEKGHTLLSRTSSVLSLPFSCDTSHGHLRNSISGNSVHAGSSAPGKFSAAFSPGFPYSKNHLPNLDMPDTGGQTTACESVNESFDRFSSQPKQTDESFERGQSNQSAQPSVPDTSRHTSHDDFSSSAEMPQPNNDNQNHARNFAQQFPVLEAAPAPQHCSSSHDSASSKIQPPVWTSVPKQLRPFGAQPFQTPSDMFKPNLQSHKCSGITFSQPQKLEDQTMQTGGNSQAESDECSMNSHGYVGKEQPAKEDHLQQVPPENNWAQKTKCASHENESAVNHLTEPASNLTSTQKQIEAFGRFLKPNNILHQSYSLLHQRQGMRNEEADHANRSLKRFKSPGGSVNAHLLATQGSQQIYEHNNMARDASANHTSFPPGDSKMLSLSEKTADNQDINAPSKDMLAFVRNDFQNFANSNSAVSVRDEHSQMSNQMGPSWFDHYGIFKNEQILPMHDAFKDVAMKASELPFIAGRPDSLHAHSSLEQGNVAAANQFDIFQKSSISSPIAYENFSQSLQPDSADGNVVVMRSKKRKSTISKLVPWHKEVTLGSQRFQNLSAAEVEWALAVNRLTEKVEDELEMVDDGLPVHRSKRRLLLTTQLMQILLHPPLALILSADAILHYETAAYFVARSTLGDACSTFSCTGSDAPVPSNSGDLLPEKIKSSEKISDQYFSKVMEDLISRTRKLENDLLRLEKRASVSNLRVECQDLERFSVINRFAKFHGRDRTDGTESSSASDAAANAHKSCLQRYVTALPMPRNLPDRVQCLSL, translated from the exons ATGCAGCTATTACAGCAACAGCTCATGCTTAAGCAAATGCAAGAAATGCAGAGGCAGCAACAACTTCAGAAGCAACAAGAAGCCAGGAAGATGAATTCAATCAATCAGGTTTCTGCTTTTGCAAAACAGGCAGCTGCCACTCCCTCACAGGCTTTGATCAATGGCATTCCTATTCGTGAAACATCTAATTATTCATGGCAGCCTGAGCTTATGGCAGCTAACACAACCTGGCAGCAGCGAGGTTTATCTCCAGTTATGCAAGGATCCTTCAGAGGGCATGTATTTTCCCCTGAGCAGGGCCAGGGAATGCCACGCTTGATGGGTATGGTTCCACAGCAGGTCGATCAATCTCTTTATGGTGTCCCTATCTCTGCAGCAAGAGTCACTCAAAGTCAGTATTCTTCTGTCCCAATGGATAAGCCCTCGATGCAGCAGATATTAGGCAGCAGTAATTCCTTAACAAGCAATCAGTATACTGGATTTCCAGAGCAGGTTAGCATGCAGGATGGACCTTTGGTTTCCAGACAGGGATATCAGGGGAAAAATATGATTGCTTCTTCTGATGGCCAGGGTATAAATACTGGATTTAATTTGGAAAGCCTGCAGCAAATGAATCCCCAGAAAAGCAATGGGCCTGTGCAAGAAATTTGCACAAGGCAAGACTTGGCTGGTCCATCAGAAACATCACAAGAGGATACAGCGTTACAGGTTGCTCCTTCCCAGAATGTAGCTACCCTAGATCCAACTGAGGCACAGATTTTGTTTGGTCCAGATGATAATTTGTGGGATGCCTTTGGCAGGGGTGCCAACACGGGTTCTGGAGGTTACAATATGTCGGATGGCACAGACCTTTTCAGTTCGTTGCCTTCTGTGCAAAGTGGGAGTTGGAGTGCTCTAATGCAATCTGCTGTAGCAGAAACGTCTAGTGGTGATACAGGCCTACAAGAAGAGTGGAGTTGTCTGAATTTTAGAAATAGTGAACCTCCAGCTGAGAATCAGCAGACTCCCTCTGTGATTGTTAGTACCAAACAACAGTCAAATTGGGCTGATAATTGCTTGCAGTCATCGTCTTCCTTGAAGCCTCGACCCTCCCGTCTGTCTCATGAAATCAATACAGGTTCGAGCTATAATAATATCCCAGGGGTTCAGCAATCTGGAGTCAATACTTCACATGAACACAGGGAGAGGTTGCAGTCTGTTTCTCCTCGTAGACATATTCAGCAGTTTCCAGAAGACGGACACAAGTGGTCAGATAGGAGCCTGATGCAAAAAGCAGCTTTTGAAGGTAgtcattttcatggaaaagctACCCATTCTTCTGATGCAGGGTCAAATACAAAGGGTGTTCCAGGTTCTTGGACAAATCAACGGAGCATGCCATCATATAGCTCCAATGACCAACCACTAAATAGTCCAAGTGGCTGGAACTTTATGGATTCTATACCTCCCAGTACAACTGCTGCTTTAAAAAATCAGGAAAATGAAAACTCTTTCCAAGATTCTCATAATGTTGATAAAGAAGTTCCCATTTTTGAGGTAATGGGTCACGGTGCTGGTACATGGAAGACTAATTCAATTTCTGAATTAGAGCATTCAAAATCTGCAATAGGAAACCCACAGGTCATTCCTCTAGCTTCTCCATCCCAACAGTTGCTCATTCGAGAGCGTGCTTTTCCTTCTCAGAGCCCCTCACAAGTGATTGGTTCTCTCAGTTCAAATCAAGTCATTTCAAATACCGGGGAGAAGGGTCATACATTATTGTCACGTACATCCTCTGTTCTTTCTTTACCTTTTTCATGCGATACATCTCATGGACATTTGAGGAATAGTATTTCTGGCAACTCAGTGCATGCTGGCAGTAGTGCCCCAGGAAAGTTTTCTGCTGCCTTTTCCCCTGGTTTCCCTTATTCAAAAAACCATCTTCCAAATCTGGACATGCCTGATACAGGTGGACAAACAACTGCCTGTGAATCTGTTAATGAATCTTTTGATAGGTTTTCTTCTCAACCAAAACAGACGGACGAATCTTTTGAGAGAGGTCAAAGTAATCAATCAGCACAACCATCAGTACCTGACACATCCAGGCATACTTCACATGACGATTTTTCCTCTTCTGCTGAGATGCCCCAGCCAAATAATGACAACCAAAACCATGCAAGAAATTTTGCTCAACAATTCCCTGTGCTGGAAGCTGCACCAGCTCCTCAGCATTGTTCTTCATCACATGATAGTGCTTCTTCAAAAATCCAACCTCCTGTGTGGACAAGTGTTCCAAAACAGCTACGACCATTTGGTGCTCAGCCATTTCAGACTCCATCTGATATGTTTAAACCAAATCTTCAATCACACAAGTGTTCAGGCATAACTTTCTCTCAGCCACAGAAACTAGAAGATCAAACTATGCAAACTGGAGGGAACAGTCAAGCCGAATCTGATGAATGTTCTATGAATTCACATGGTTATGTTGGGAAAGAGCAACCAGCAAAAGAAGACCACTTGCAGCAAGTTCCACCTGAGAATAATTGGGCCCAGAAGACAAAGTGTGCTTCACATGAGAATGAATCTGCTGTGAATCATCTTACTGAGCCTGCTTCAAATCTAACCAGTACACAGAAACAAATTGAAGCTTTTGGCCGATTTTTGaaacccaataatattttgcatCAGAGTTACTCCCTGCTGCATCAAAGGCAGGGAATGAGAAATGAAGAAGCTGATCATGCTAATAGGAGTTTGAAGAGATTTAAAAGTCCTGGTGGTTCTGTGAATGCTCATCTGTTAGCTACTCAGGGAAGTCAGCAGATTTATGAACACAATAATATGGCCAGAGATGCATCAGCAAATCATACTTCGTTTCCCCCTGGAGATTCCAAAATGCTAAGCCTTTCAGAAAAGACAGCTGATAATCAGGACATAAACGCACCTTCAAAGGATATGCTTGCATTTGTTCGGAATGATTTTCAGAATTTTGCCAATAGCAATTCTGCAGTTTCTGTCAGAGATGAGCATTCTCAGATGAGTAATCAGATGGGTCCATCCTGGTTTGATCATTATGGAATCTTTAAAAATGAACAGATATTACCAATGCATGATGCATTTAAAGATGTCGCCATGAAGGCCTCAGAACTGCCTTTCATCGCTGGAAGACCTGATTCATTGCATGCTCATAGTTCGCTTGAGCAAGGAAATGTTGCTGCTGCTAATCAGTTCgatattttccaaaaaagttCAATCAGTTCACCAATAGCTTATGAGAATTTCTCTCAGTCATTGCAGCCTGATTCTGCTGATGGGAATGTGGTGGTTATGAGATCAAAGAAGCGTAAAAGTACCATATCCAAGCTTGTACCTTGGCACAAGGAAGTGACATTGGGTTCTCAAAGGTTTCAGAATCTCAG TGCAGCAGAAGTGGAGTGGGCACTGGCAGTGAATAGATTGACTGAGAAG GTGGAAGATGAACTTGAAATGGTAGATGATGGACTGCCAGTCCATAGATCAAAGAGAAGGCTTCTTTTGACTACACAACTTATGCAGATACTCCTCCACCCTCCTCTGGCATTGATTCTTTCTGCAGATGCTATTTTACATTACGAGACTGCTGCGTACTTTGTTGCCAGGTCAACACTAGGAGATGCATGCAGCACATTCTCTTGTACTGGAAGTGATGCTCCTGTGCCTTCAAACAGCGGAGACCT CCTGCCTGAGAAGATAAAATCATCAGAGAAGATTAGTGATCAATACTTTTCAAAAGTCATGGAAGACCTTATCAGCAGAACGAGGAAGCTGGAGAATGATTTGTTGAG ATTGGAGAAAAGAGCATCAGTTTCGAACCTGAGAGTGGAATGCCAAGATCTAGAGAGGTTTTCTGTTATCAATCGCTTTGCAAAGTTCCATGGCCGTGATCGAACTGATGGGACTGAGAGCTCATCGGCCTCAGATGCAGCTGCAAATGCCCACAAATCCTGTCTTCAGAGATATGTTACTGCACTACCCATGCCTAGGAATCTTCCTGACAGGGTACAATGTCTTTCACtttga